A single region of the Acidobacteriota bacterium genome encodes:
- a CDS encoding DUF87 domain-containing protein → MQTFFNQAAQQTHPLRILKEFLERETANEIAKKYSELRFVGYVLDIGYDTITIITSDPFKIAVGGVPRNSLLIMTPALKDSIETPHFTLLRVLDSAPTPLSKETQQTYFELQKKSMPELDRFTQAELQWGALTTGVLGMFYPHPHQDDTVEFSGDVNNFVSAHKYKVYAPDDNLLNLVINSLVATENQFPIGNLRLTECRLPLPNKAQPKVDVCVSTTDFLGARTAMFGKTRLGKSNVVKLLAQSLLETYQKRKNEKQTTVGQLIFDINGEYANDNPQNTSLPTVYPDRCEVYALTKKEKRESKPLKLNFYEQPDSSQGIIYSFLAQDNRLSGYVASYASVELPALDEVYKMPPGGERNRAVRKIQMFWAILFKAGFQANETRLQNSAPTGIRPIGFNPNFNQNLRMAVYRAQDASALPAQPQNLSSLQQELENINRFRRDNPNHAALISTGSGGSIFDTDDIHLLEFLEPQTGRSGTSLISPYRRYHDPNADNFVRGVLQTLDEGQTVILDLGNAHPTLRDYFSDMLSNAVFEHQVEKFSNDRLGNHFIQIYFEEAHNLFPRHEDPTKIYNRFAKEGAKYQIGMVYSTQSPTTVNGDLLAQTENFFIAHLSSQDEVNALAKMNVAYESLKDDILRAKTPGYIRMLTRSHRFVVPVQAFKFEPKVQDGK, encoded by the coding sequence ATGCAAACTTTTTTCAATCAAGCCGCCCAACAAACACATCCCCTACGCATACTCAAAGAGTTTTTAGAGCGTGAAACCGCTAATGAAATAGCGAAAAAATATTCTGAACTTCGCTTTGTCGGTTATGTTCTTGATATTGGTTACGACACAATAACAATTATCACCTCAGATCCTTTCAAAATCGCCGTCGGTGGCGTTCCGCGCAATTCGCTACTGATTATGACTCCAGCACTTAAAGATTCCATCGAAACACCTCATTTTACCTTGCTGCGCGTTCTTGATTCTGCACCGACGCCTCTTTCAAAAGAAACGCAGCAAACTTATTTTGAACTCCAGAAGAAATCGATGCCTGAGCTAGACCGATTCACTCAAGCGGAGTTGCAATGGGGCGCATTAACAACAGGGGTTTTAGGAATGTTCTACCCCCACCCTCACCAAGACGATACAGTTGAGTTTTCTGGTGATGTGAATAACTTCGTCAGTGCACATAAGTACAAGGTTTATGCGCCCGATGATAATTTATTGAATCTTGTTATTAACAGTTTGGTTGCAACCGAAAACCAATTCCCAATCGGAAACTTGCGTTTGACCGAATGTCGTTTGCCATTGCCGAATAAAGCACAACCGAAAGTTGACGTTTGCGTTTCGACAACGGACTTTCTCGGAGCAAGGACAGCAATGTTTGGCAAAACACGGCTCGGGAAAAGCAATGTTGTCAAATTGCTTGCACAAAGTTTGCTTGAAACTTACCAGAAACGGAAAAATGAAAAACAAACAACCGTCGGGCAATTGATTTTTGACATCAATGGTGAATATGCTAACGACAATCCGCAAAACACATCTTTGCCAACAGTTTACCCAGACAGATGTGAAGTTTATGCTTTGACTAAAAAAGAAAAACGCGAATCAAAGCCATTAAAATTGAATTTTTACGAGCAGCCCGATAGTTCACAAGGCATTATTTATAGTTTTCTGGCGCAAGATAACAGGCTTTCCGGTTACGTTGCTAGTTATGCAAGTGTCGAACTTCCCGCTTTAGATGAAGTTTATAAAATGCCGCCCGGCGGCGAACGAAATAGAGCAGTGAGAAAAATTCAAATGTTTTGGGCAATTTTGTTCAAAGCAGGCTTTCAAGCTAACGAAACACGACTACAAAATTCTGCTCCCACTGGAATAAGACCAATCGGATTCAATCCAAATTTTAATCAAAACCTACGAATGGCTGTATACCGCGCTCAAGACGCTTCCGCGCTTCCCGCCCAACCGCAAAACCTTAGCTCGCTACAACAAGAACTTGAAAATATCAATCGGTTTCGCCGTGACAATCCTAACCACGCCGCCTTAATTTCTACTGGCAGTGGCGGCTCAATTTTTGATACCGACGATATTCATTTGTTGGAGTTTCTAGAGCCGCAAACCGGACGGAGCGGAACATCTTTGATCTCTCCTTATAGAAGATATCACGACCCAAACGCTGACAATTTCGTGCGAGGTGTTTTGCAAACTTTAGACGAAGGCCAAACAGTCATTTTGGATTTAGGAAATGCACATCCGACACTCAGAGATTACTTTTCAGATATGCTTTCTAACGCAGTTTTTGAGCATCAAGTTGAGAAATTCAGTAATGATCGTTTAGGAAATCATTTCATTCAAATTTATTTTGAAGAGGCGCATAATCTTTTCCCGCGCCACGAAGACCCAACGAAAATTTACAATCGCTTCGCGAAGGAAGGCGCAAAGTATCAAATCGGTATGGTTTATTCAACACAGTCGCCGACAACAGTAAATGGGGACTTATTGGCGCAAACGGAAAACTTTTTTATTGCTCATTTGTCATCGCAAGATGAAGTGAATGCACTAGCCAAGATGAATGTAGCTTATGAGAGTTTGAAGGATGATATTCTTCGCGCCAAAACCCCCGGCTATATTAGGATGTTGACGCGCTCACATCGTTTTGTGGTTCCTGTGCAAGCTTTTAAGTTTGAGCCAAAAGTACAAGATGGGAAGTAA
- a CDS encoding Dam family site-specific DNA-(adenine-N6)-methyltransferase — MSQIAHLIRYPGGKRRLLSFLIPHIPTAEQITGKYVEPFVGGGALFFYLNPSQALLSDINSDLIDIYCGVRYAPHIVWKLYHSFGNNKNSYHKIRDKSEASSLPERAARMLYLNRTCFKGMWRHNTNGEFNVGYGGQDRRWVITEETLLLTSKALKGIQLKCADFETVIDNCETGDFLFLDPPYRPGDKEQIHAHYVGQQFSFADHQRLASTLIRAKKRGLHWALTTSSHPEITNLFKGYKIHSIPKGTGRRPGILSNNSGEVLITSYKNRGGLN, encoded by the coding sequence ATGAGTCAAATAGCGCATCTAATTCGTTACCCAGGTGGCAAGCGGCGGTTATTGAGTTTTCTCATTCCACATATTCCAACTGCTGAGCAAATAACTGGTAAATATGTGGAGCCGTTTGTTGGAGGCGGAGCGTTATTTTTTTATTTAAACCCTTCGCAGGCTCTTCTTTCTGACATCAACTCCGATTTAATAGACATTTATTGTGGCGTTCGTTATGCACCGCACATTGTTTGGAAACTGTACCATTCGTTTGGCAATAATAAAAATAGTTATCACAAAATCCGTGATAAAAGTGAGGCTAGTTCTCTTCCAGAACGTGCTGCGCGAATGCTTTACTTAAATCGCACTTGTTTCAAAGGAATGTGGCGGCACAATACAAATGGGGAATTCAATGTTGGGTACGGCGGACAGGATAGGCGTTGGGTTATCACAGAAGAAACGTTACTTCTGACTTCAAAAGCATTGAAGGGTATACAATTGAAATGTGCAGATTTTGAAACAGTCATTGATAATTGCGAAACAGGAGATTTTCTATTTCTCGACCCTCCATATCGCCCAGGTGATAAAGAGCAAATTCATGCACATTATGTGGGACAGCAGTTTAGTTTTGCTGACCATCAGCGATTGGCAAGCACTTTAATACGAGCAAAGAAACGGGGTCTTCATTGGGCATTAACAACTTCCAGCCATCCTGAAATTACAAATTTATTCAAAGGTTATAAAATCCATTCTATTCCAAAAGGCACAGGGCGAAGACCCGGAATTCTGTCAAATAATTCAGGTGAGGTTCTCATTACAAGTTATAAAAACAGAGGAGGATTAAACTGA
- a CDS encoding type II toxin-antitoxin system VapC family toxin gives MSYALDTNVLARSIEASHPMHGIAKQSVGTLLSRGEEIFVLAQNLYEFWAIATRPQKANGLGLTADEARLHLEKFTTVFFLKPDVPAIYNEWKLLVSQHQVLGKPSPDARIAAAMKVHTISHLLTFNTDDFKRFTEITSVNPADIK, from the coding sequence ATGAGCTACGCTTTAGATACCAACGTGCTGGCGCGTAGCATAGAAGCAAGCCACCCCATGCACGGCATCGCCAAACAGTCAGTGGGAACGCTTCTCAGCAGAGGTGAAGAAATTTTTGTTCTCGCTCAGAATTTATACGAATTCTGGGCGATTGCTACTCGTCCGCAAAAGGCGAACGGTTTAGGTTTGACTGCCGACGAAGCACGCTTGCACCTGGAGAAATTCACCACCGTCTTTTTCTTAAAACCCGATGTTCCTGCCATCTATAACGAATGGAAACTTCTGGTCTCGCAACACCAGGTCTTGGGCAAACCCTCGCCTGATGCGCGTATCGCTGCGGCGATGAAAGTTCACACCATCAGTCACCTGCTCACCTTCAACACGGATGATTTTAAACGCTTCACAGAGATAACATCAGTAAACCCTGCTGATATTAAATAA